From the genome of Mesorhizobium japonicum MAFF 303099, one region includes:
- a CDS encoding aminomethyltransferase family protein — translation MMETFLAERRSPFYSSIVGLGATMGRVGGDFISAKYYSGVTDEHLNTRANVGVQDLSTMGKMDIKGPDAEALVNHVIVNDAVAMKPGQVRYSTVCREDGGIMDDLTVFRLGPEHFMLVTGSVNRLKMLPWLQHHAQGRKAYVTDITAAVAFPTIQGPRSRELLKAMISDADLDGLKRWAFTSGHVNGTRVLISRTGVTGELGFELFVPADEAASVWDTLMRAGKDFGLKPYGVLAMFTLGLEKAYPAHGIDMDETRTPFHVGLDRWIKFDKGDFIGREALLKIRDKGLDERWTGLILDGNKPAATDARVLADGEDAGIVTYSDHGYSLGKVLATAHLRLPFTAIGTELSIDIDGRPTRAVVAPMPFFDPEGVRLRG, via the coding sequence ATGATGGAGACCTTCTTGGCTGAGCGGCGTTCCCCCTTCTACAGCAGCATCGTCGGGCTCGGTGCGACCATGGGTCGGGTCGGCGGCGATTTCATCTCGGCCAAATACTATTCCGGCGTCACCGACGAGCACCTGAACACGCGCGCCAATGTCGGCGTGCAGGATCTCAGCACCATGGGCAAGATGGACATCAAGGGGCCGGACGCCGAGGCGCTGGTCAACCATGTCATCGTCAACGATGCCGTGGCGATGAAGCCGGGCCAGGTCCGCTATTCCACAGTCTGCCGCGAGGATGGCGGCATCATGGACGACCTTACCGTGTTCCGGCTGGGGCCGGAGCATTTCATGCTGGTCACCGGCTCGGTCAACCGCCTGAAGATGCTGCCCTGGCTGCAGCACCATGCCCAGGGCCGCAAGGCCTACGTCACCGACATTACCGCCGCCGTCGCCTTCCCGACCATCCAGGGCCCGCGTTCGCGCGAACTGTTGAAGGCGATGATCTCAGATGCCGATCTGGACGGTCTCAAGCGCTGGGCGTTCACCTCAGGCCATGTCAACGGCACGCGCGTCCTGATCTCCCGCACCGGCGTGACCGGCGAACTCGGCTTCGAACTCTTCGTGCCGGCCGACGAGGCGGCCTCGGTCTGGGATACGCTGATGCGGGCCGGCAAGGACTTCGGCCTGAAACCCTATGGCGTGCTGGCGATGTTCACGCTCGGCCTGGAAAAGGCCTATCCGGCGCATGGCATCGACATGGACGAGACCCGCACGCCGTTCCATGTCGGCCTCGACCGCTGGATCAAGTTCGACAAGGGCGATTTCATCGGCCGCGAAGCGCTGCTCAAGATCCGTGACAAGGGCCTCGACGAGCGCTGGACCGGGCTGATCCTCGACGGCAACAAACCGGCGGCGACGGACGCCAGGGTTTTGGCCGATGGCGAGGATGCCGGCATCGTCACCTACAGTGACCACGGCTATTCCCTCGGCAAGGTGCTGGCCACTGCGCATCTGCGGCTGCCCTTCACGGCCATCGGCACCGAACTCAGCATCGACATCGACGGCAGGCCGACCCGCGCGGTCGTGGCGCCGATGCCGTTCTTCGATCCGGAAGGGGTTAGGTTGAGAGGCTAG
- a CDS encoding methionine ABC transporter permease yields the protein MSPILFELLLRSIWETVLMTAASGLISLVFGLPLCLALISTERGGIAESLWVNRVLGAIINGFRSVPFIILLVALIPLTRLIVGTSIGTWAAIVPLSIAATPYYARIAEVSLREVDPGLIEAARAMGGNRWTIIREVLVPEALPGIVAGFTVTLVTLIGASAMAGAIGAGGLGDLAIRYGYQRFETSVMVAVVIVLIILVCGVQWAGDRLVARLDRRG from the coding sequence ATGTCGCCCATCCTGTTTGAGCTTCTGCTGCGATCGATCTGGGAGACGGTGCTGATGACGGCCGCCTCCGGCCTGATCTCGCTGGTCTTCGGCCTGCCGCTTTGTCTGGCCTTGATATCAACCGAACGCGGCGGCATCGCCGAGAGCCTGTGGGTCAACCGCGTGCTCGGCGCAATCATCAACGGCTTCCGCTCGGTACCGTTCATCATCCTGCTGGTGGCGCTGATCCCGCTGACGCGGCTGATCGTCGGCACCTCGATCGGCACCTGGGCGGCCATCGTGCCGCTGTCGATCGCCGCCACGCCCTATTATGCGCGCATCGCCGAAGTGTCGCTGCGCGAGGTCGACCCCGGCCTGATCGAAGCGGCGCGCGCCATGGGCGGCAACCGCTGGACGATCATTCGCGAGGTGCTGGTGCCCGAGGCGCTGCCCGGCATCGTCGCCGGCTTCACGGTGACCTTGGTGACGCTGATCGGCGCCTCGGCCATGGCCGGCGCCATCGGCGCCGGCGGTCTCGGCGACCTCGCCATCCGCTATGGCTACCAGCGTTTCGAGACGTCGGTGATGGTGGCGGTGGTCATCGTGCTGATCATCCTGGTGTGTGGGGTCCAATGGGCGGGGGATCGCCTGGTGGCGCGGCTGGACCGGCGGGGGTGA
- the hpaR gene encoding homoprotocatechuate degradation operon regulator HpaR, producing MKVTGFRASARQSLPIASLRWREFHLLPENTRRSLPMALLHAREVVMARFRPMLAAHDVTEQQWRVLRVLSEAGPVEATELADRASVLPPSLTRIIKALEGRRFITRNKAEGDGRRVVLTIAPAGSALIDALSPERRVIYDDIERRLGHEKLEQLLDLLEGLIEGES from the coding sequence ATGAAGGTGACCGGCTTTAGGGCTAGCGCTCGGCAAAGCCTGCCGATTGCAAGCCTGCGCTGGAGAGAATTTCACTTGCTGCCCGAGAACACCCGCCGCTCCTTACCAATGGCGCTGCTTCATGCCCGCGAAGTGGTGATGGCGCGGTTTCGCCCGATGCTCGCCGCGCATGACGTGACCGAGCAGCAATGGCGTGTGCTGCGCGTGCTGAGCGAGGCCGGCCCGGTCGAGGCGACCGAGCTCGCCGATCGTGCATCGGTGCTGCCGCCCAGCCTGACGCGCATCATCAAGGCGCTCGAGGGCCGAAGGTTCATCACCCGCAACAAGGCGGAAGGCGACGGCCGCCGCGTCGTGCTGACCATCGCCCCGGCCGGCTCCGCCCTGATCGATGCCCTGTCGCCCGAGCGCCGCGTCATCTACGACGACATCGAGCGGCGGCTTGGGCACGAGAAGCTGGAGCAGCTGCTCGATCTCCTGGAGGGTCTGATCGAGGGTGAGAGCTGA
- a CDS encoding MetQ/NlpA family lipoprotein: protein MSDVNNTLPSSLWSTINRRSGLALLFASAVAVGSLMAQHASLAEDKKAIKVGIISGEDEDVWRVVVAQAAEKGLTIETVVFNDYTQPNEALERGEIDANAFQHQPYLDNQIKTQGYHIVRVGYTGVWPIGLYSKKYKAVADLPEGAVIGVPNDPSNEGRALRVLQNEGVIKLKDGTGILATTADIAENPKKVEIKELDAGIVGRSVEDLDAAVVNTDWALKSGLTPENRIAQEPIADNPYRNFIAVKVGNENEAWVKTLVASYQNDAVKAEFDKVYKGTGLSAY, encoded by the coding sequence ATGTCCGACGTCAACAACACTTTGCCATCTTCCCTTTGGTCAACCATCAACCGGCGCAGCGGCCTGGCTCTGCTGTTCGCATCGGCCGTCGCGGTCGGCAGCCTGATGGCGCAGCATGCGTCCTTGGCCGAGGACAAGAAGGCGATCAAGGTCGGCATCATCAGCGGCGAGGATGAGGATGTCTGGCGCGTCGTCGTCGCCCAGGCCGCCGAGAAGGGCCTGACCATCGAGACCGTGGTGTTCAACGATTACACCCAGCCCAACGAGGCGCTGGAGCGCGGCGAGATCGACGCCAACGCCTTCCAGCACCAGCCCTATCTCGACAACCAGATCAAGACTCAAGGCTACCATATCGTGCGTGTCGGCTACACCGGCGTCTGGCCGATCGGCCTCTACTCCAAGAAGTACAAGGCGGTCGCCGACTTGCCCGAGGGGGCGGTGATCGGCGTGCCGAACGACCCGTCCAATGAAGGCCGCGCGCTGCGCGTGCTGCAGAATGAGGGCGTGATCAAGCTGAAAGACGGCACCGGCATCCTGGCCACCACCGCCGACATCGCGGAAAACCCCAAGAAGGTCGAGATCAAGGAACTCGACGCCGGCATCGTCGGCCGCTCGGTCGAGGATCTCGACGCCGCCGTGGTCAACACCGACTGGGCGCTGAAGAGCGGGCTGACGCCGGAAAACCGCATCGCGCAGGAACCCATCGCGGACAATCCTTACCGCAACTTCATCGCGGTCAAGGTCGGCAATGAGAACGAGGCCTGGGTGAAGACGCTGGTGGCGTCCTACCAGAACGACGCGGTGAAGGCCGAATTCGACAAGGTCTACAAGGGCACCGGCCTCAGCGCCTATTGA
- a CDS encoding glycoside hydrolase family 99-like domain-containing protein: protein MKNPDVAAASMNPLDHYIRFGKSEGRSPRRASGTNAGAIQRPDTYVPRSSERPPAALKARLIAFYLPQFHPIPENDAFWGKGFTEWTNVTRAAPQFDDHYQPRRPADLGFYDLRVKDIQKEQIEIAVQYGVSGFCFHFYWFNGKRVLEMPITQFIENDAHELGFCINWANEPWSRRWDGRDQEVLIAQSHSPEDDLAFIEYVSRYFRDRRYIRIGGKPLLMIYRPGLFPSATETAQRWRAYCREAGIGEIFLAYPQSFDKDDPAEFGFDAAVEFPPNLGKLREISGRIPTLKSGFRGKIFDWTELLNRSRAYPQVPYTLFRGLCPSWDNTARRMEAAHILMNASPSRYAEWLANAVADTCDRFADFDSRLIFVNAWNEWAEGAYLEPDARYGYAYLQETRNVLSAPSAAGKFPTGASWRVLFVSHDAALGGAQASLIDIVQWLQSHTELEIKVLCLAGGERLEQFRRIVDTALLDDLVSPTETTATKLARIADWYGGRPDLIYCNSLATGRVHALLGELDIPILTHARELATSVARYAKDDMEDVVSHTQRFVACSPSVRDYLVAEHKVETNAIDVIPSAVPQPGADPGQTEIQRLERRRLAGWPVDKTIVLGSGLAMPFRKGADLFIEVARILRARGVEDYHFYWLGSFPERERDEVLGTWSQHLDRMRADGLDEKVTFLGDVDDVRGYLRAADLFLLTSREEPFGRVMLEAAFAELPVICFAGSGGAPDFVEDDAGIIVERADPAAMADATLKLIRNQPLRTTLGKQASAKARRHFSTDRVFPRLLSTMRKVAGQPPAVPIIVPN from the coding sequence GTGAAAAATCCCGACGTGGCTGCCGCGTCGATGAACCCGTTGGATCACTACATTCGTTTCGGCAAGAGCGAGGGGCGCAGCCCCCGACGTGCTTCGGGCACAAATGCCGGCGCCATCCAGAGACCCGACACCTACGTGCCGCGATCCAGCGAGAGGCCACCCGCCGCATTGAAGGCGCGCCTCATTGCCTTCTACCTACCCCAGTTTCATCCGATTCCTGAAAACGACGCCTTTTGGGGCAAGGGTTTCACGGAATGGACGAATGTGACACGCGCGGCGCCGCAATTCGATGATCATTATCAGCCCAGGCGGCCGGCGGACCTCGGCTTCTACGACCTGAGGGTGAAGGACATCCAGAAGGAACAGATCGAGATTGCCGTTCAGTACGGTGTCTCGGGGTTCTGTTTTCACTTCTACTGGTTCAACGGCAAGCGCGTCCTCGAGATGCCGATCACACAATTTATCGAAAATGACGCGCACGAACTGGGCTTCTGCATCAATTGGGCAAATGAACCCTGGAGCCGCCGTTGGGATGGGCGCGATCAGGAGGTGCTGATTGCGCAATCGCATTCACCCGAAGACGACCTGGCCTTCATCGAATATGTATCCCGCTATTTTCGCGACCGGCGATACATCCGCATCGGTGGCAAGCCACTGCTGATGATTTACCGGCCCGGATTGTTTCCATCAGCCACTGAAACAGCACAACGCTGGAGAGCCTATTGCCGGGAAGCCGGCATCGGCGAGATTTTTCTTGCCTATCCGCAGTCGTTCGACAAGGACGATCCCGCCGAATTCGGATTCGACGCCGCCGTCGAATTTCCACCGAATCTTGGAAAATTACGCGAGATCAGCGGCAGAATTCCAACGCTCAAGAGCGGCTTCAGGGGAAAGATCTTCGACTGGACAGAGCTCCTCAATCGCAGCCGCGCCTACCCACAGGTCCCCTACACGCTGTTTCGCGGACTTTGCCCTTCCTGGGACAACACCGCACGGAGGATGGAGGCAGCCCACATTCTGATGAACGCATCGCCGTCCCGCTACGCAGAATGGCTCGCCAACGCGGTCGCCGATACATGCGATCGTTTCGCCGATTTCGACAGCCGCCTGATCTTCGTCAATGCCTGGAACGAGTGGGCTGAAGGAGCCTATCTCGAGCCTGACGCCCGCTATGGCTACGCCTATCTGCAGGAGACGCGGAACGTCCTGTCGGCTCCATCAGCGGCCGGCAAATTTCCCACGGGTGCGTCCTGGCGCGTTTTGTTCGTTTCGCACGATGCCGCTCTCGGTGGGGCGCAGGCTTCGTTGATCGACATCGTCCAATGGCTGCAATCGCACACGGAGCTGGAGATAAAGGTGCTGTGCCTGGCAGGCGGTGAACGGCTCGAACAGTTTCGACGCATCGTCGATACCGCCCTTCTGGACGATCTGGTTTCGCCAACCGAGACGACGGCCACGAAGCTGGCCCGCATCGCCGATTGGTACGGCGGCAGACCGGACCTCATCTATTGCAACAGCCTGGCCACCGGCCGTGTGCATGCGCTGCTTGGTGAACTGGACATTCCTATCCTGACGCATGCCAGGGAATTGGCAACCAGCGTCGCCCGATACGCCAAGGACGACATGGAGGATGTCGTTTCCCACACGCAGAGATTCGTTGCGTGTTCGCCAAGTGTCCGGGACTATCTGGTGGCCGAGCACAAGGTCGAAACGAACGCCATCGACGTCATTCCAAGCGCAGTTCCGCAGCCCGGCGCCGATCCCGGTCAGACGGAAATCCAGCGTCTTGAACGTCGCCGGCTGGCCGGCTGGCCCGTGGACAAGACCATCGTCCTGGGATCGGGCCTCGCAATGCCCTTCCGCAAGGGTGCCGACCTGTTTATCGAAGTGGCCCGAATTCTTCGAGCCCGTGGGGTTGAGGACTATCATTTCTACTGGCTCGGCTCATTTCCGGAGCGGGAACGGGATGAGGTTCTCGGCACCTGGTCGCAGCACCTCGACAGGATGCGGGCGGACGGGTTGGACGAAAAGGTGACATTTCTGGGCGATGTCGACGATGTGCGCGGCTATCTTCGGGCCGCCGATCTGTTTCTTCTGACATCCCGCGAAGAGCCGTTCGGCCGCGTCATGCTGGAGGCGGCATTCGCCGAGTTGCCGGTGATCTGCTTCGCAGGCAGCGGCGGGGCGCCGGATTTCGTCGAGGACGATGCCGGCATCATCGTCGAGCGGGCCGATCCGGCCGCGATGGCCGATGCGACGCTGAAACTGATCCGGAACCAGCCGCTGCGGACGACGCTCGGCAAGCAGGCGAGCGCCAAGGCGCGGCGACATTTTTCCACCGACCGGGTCTTTCCGCGCCTGCTGTCGACCATGCGGAAGGTTGCAGGCCAACCGCCCGCGGTCCCGATCATCGTGCCGAACTAA
- a CDS encoding methionine ABC transporter ATP-binding protein, with translation MNQHITASQAIADPTHARPDASQDVVRLVDLKRRFGTTPAIDGISLTVRKGEILGIIGRSGAGKSTLIRCLNGLERPDSGEVFIEGREIGRLGERDLQPLRRRIGMIFQHFNLLSAKTVEDNVALPLKIEGRPKAERLARAAELLDLVGLSEKARAYPASLSGGQKQRVGIARALAARPALLLSDEATSALDPETTRSILALLKDINRQLGLTILLITHEMEVIRSIADRVAVIDAGRIVEQGPVWSVFADPQSDITKSLLGAIRPQLPAELAARLLPASGAETILRVDVAGDAASGPLLSDLATSVPGAFRLVHGGIDHIQQQPVGTLFLSIPGSDASHLAAVITFLKARQARVEVLGHVAHPV, from the coding sequence ATGAACCAGCATATAACGGCATCCCAGGCGATCGCCGATCCGACCCACGCCAGACCCGACGCGTCGCAAGACGTGGTGCGCCTAGTCGACCTGAAGCGGCGCTTCGGCACCACGCCGGCGATCGACGGCATCTCGCTGACGGTGCGCAAGGGTGAGATCCTCGGCATTATCGGCCGCAGCGGCGCCGGCAAATCGACGCTGATCCGCTGCCTGAACGGGCTGGAGCGGCCCGATTCCGGCGAAGTGTTCATCGAGGGCCGCGAGATCGGCCGGCTCGGCGAGCGCGACCTGCAGCCGCTGCGGCGGCGCATCGGCATGATCTTCCAGCACTTCAACCTGCTGTCGGCCAAGACGGTCGAGGACAATGTGGCGCTGCCGCTGAAGATCGAGGGCAGGCCGAAGGCCGAACGGCTGGCGCGGGCGGCGGAGCTGCTTGACCTCGTTGGCCTGTCGGAGAAAGCCCGGGCCTATCCGGCATCGCTGTCAGGCGGCCAGAAGCAGCGCGTCGGCATCGCCCGGGCGCTTGCCGCGCGGCCGGCGCTGCTGTTGTCTGACGAAGCGACTTCGGCGCTCGACCCCGAGACGACGCGCTCGATCCTGGCGCTGCTGAAAGACATCAACCGGCAGCTTGGCCTGACCATCCTGCTGATCACCCATGAGATGGAGGTGATCCGCTCGATCGCCGACCGCGTGGCGGTGATCGATGCCGGGCGCATCGTCGAGCAAGGCCCGGTCTGGTCGGTGTTCGCCGATCCGCAATCGGACATCACCAAAAGCCTGCTCGGCGCCATCCGGCCGCAATTGCCCGCCGAACTGGCGGCGCGGCTGCTGCCGGCTTCCGGCGCGGAGACGATCCTGCGTGTGGACGTGGCCGGCGACGCGGCAAGCGGCCCGCTGCTGTCCGACCTTGCCACTTCTGTTCCGGGCGCCTTCCGCCTCGTCCATGGCGGCATCGACCATATCCAGCAGCAGCCCGTCGGGACGCTTTTCCTCTCCATTCCCGGCAGCGATGCGAGCCACCTCGCTGCTGTCATCACATTCCTGAAGGCCCGCCAGGCGCGGGTGGAGGTGCTTGGCCATGTCGCCCATCCTGTTTGA